The Pseudomonas sp. DG56-2 genome contains a region encoding:
- the truA gene encoding tRNA pseudouridine(38-40) synthase TruA: MEIIDNTVAESAAEGFSRIALGVEYKGSRYRGWQRQADGVPSVQQTLEEALSKVADSPVTLLCAGRTDAGVHACGQVVHFDTQVVRSMKAWTMGANINLPHDISVAWAKEMPANFHARFKAIARRYRYVIYNDQIRPAHMGQEVTWNHRPLDVERMALAADYLVGTHDFSAFRAGQCQAKSPIKNIHHLRVSRHGKMIVLDIRASAFLHHMVRNIAGVLMTIGAGERPVEWAKEVLESRERRTGGVTAHPFGLYLVQVEYHDEFQLPERYIGPHFLTGYETLAADDPLAIC, translated from the coding sequence TTGGAAATCATTGATAACACGGTTGCTGAATCGGCGGCCGAAGGCTTCTCCCGTATTGCCCTGGGTGTTGAATACAAAGGCTCGCGCTACCGTGGTTGGCAGCGTCAGGCCGATGGTGTGCCGAGTGTCCAGCAGACCCTGGAAGAAGCCCTGTCCAAAGTTGCCGATTCGCCCGTTACCCTGCTGTGTGCCGGGCGTACCGACGCCGGGGTCCACGCCTGCGGGCAGGTCGTGCATTTCGACACACAGGTCGTGCGCAGCATGAAAGCCTGGACAATGGGCGCCAATATCAACTTGCCTCATGACATCAGCGTGGCGTGGGCAAAAGAGATGCCGGCCAATTTTCATGCTCGCTTCAAGGCCATAGCCCGGCGCTATCGCTATGTGATTTACAACGACCAGATTCGCCCGGCGCACATGGGTCAGGAAGTGACCTGGAACCACCGTCCGCTGGATGTCGAGCGCATGGCCCTGGCTGCCGACTATCTGGTAGGTACCCATGACTTCAGTGCCTTTCGCGCCGGTCAATGCCAGGCCAAGTCGCCGATCAAGAACATCCACCACCTGCGGGTTAGCCGTCACGGCAAGATGATTGTCCTGGATATTCGCGCCAGCGCCTTCCTTCACCATATGGTGCGTAACATCGCTGGCGTGTTGATGACGATCGGTGCTGGTGAGCGTCCGGTGGAGTGGGCCAAAGAAGTCCTGGAAAGCCGTGAGCGGCGCACCGGGGGAGTTACTGCTCATCCGTTCGGCTTGTACCTGGTGCAAGTGGAGTACCACGATGAGTTTCAGTTGCCCGAGCGTTACATTGGCCCACACTTTCTCACCGGTTACGAAACGCTGGCGGCTGACGACCCACTAGCCATTTGCTAA
- a CDS encoding phosphoribosylanthranilate isomerase, giving the protein MSAVRSKICGITRIEDALAAAEAGADAIGLVFYAKSPRAVDVQQARAIIAALPPFVTTVGLFVNVSRCELTEILEAVPLDLLQFHGDETPADCAGHNRPWIKALRVRPGDDLEAACKLYSGASGILLDTYVAGVPGGTGEAFDWSLVPEKLSKPIILAGGLSPHNVASAIAQVRPYAVDVSGGVEQAKGIKDSALIEAFIKAVKQA; this is encoded by the coding sequence ATGAGCGCAGTTCGCAGCAAAATCTGTGGTATTACTCGCATTGAAGATGCGTTGGCGGCGGCTGAGGCTGGCGCCGATGCCATAGGCCTGGTGTTTTATGCCAAGAGCCCGCGCGCGGTAGATGTGCAGCAGGCGCGGGCAATTATTGCCGCCTTGCCACCGTTCGTGACCACCGTGGGCCTGTTCGTCAACGTCAGTCGCTGTGAACTGACCGAAATCCTCGAAGCGGTACCATTGGATTTGCTGCAATTTCATGGGGATGAAACCCCGGCTGATTGTGCCGGTCATAACAGGCCGTGGATCAAGGCCTTGCGCGTGCGTCCCGGTGACGACCTCGAAGCGGCCTGCAAGCTGTACAGCGGTGCCAGCGGGATTCTTCTCGACACCTACGTCGCTGGTGTGCCGGGCGGCACGGGTGAGGCGTTCGACTGGTCGCTGGTGCCGGAAAAACTGAGCAAGCCGATTATTCTTGCCGGTGGTTTGTCGCCGCACAACGTTGCCAGTGCCATCGCTCAGGTGCGCCCTTATGCGGTAGATGTCAGTGGCGGAGTGGAACAGGCCAAGGGCATCAAGGACAGCGCCTTGATCGAGGCTTTTATCAAGGCGGTGAAGCAGGCGTGA
- the accD gene encoding acetyl-CoA carboxylase, carboxyltransferase subunit beta encodes MSNWLVDKLIPSIMRSEVKKSSVPEGLWHKCPSCEAVLYRPELEKTLDVCPKCNHHMRIGARARIDIFLDAEGRAELGADLEPVDRLKFRDGKKYKDRLTAAQKQTGEKDALISMSGTLLGMPVVVSAFEFSFMGGSMGAIVGERFVRAANYALENRCPMVCFSASGGARMQEALISLMQMAKTSAVLARLREEGIPFISVLTDPVYGGVSASLAMLGDVIVGEPKALIGFAGPRVIEQTVREKLPEGFQRSEFLLEHGAIDMIIPRQELRHRLGNLLAQMMGLPTPKFVEPVLEPIVVPPVPANV; translated from the coding sequence ATGAGCAACTGGTTAGTAGACAAACTGATCCCTTCGATCATGCGTTCCGAGGTGAAGAAGAGTTCCGTGCCGGAAGGGTTGTGGCACAAGTGCCCGTCCTGCGAAGCGGTCCTGTATCGCCCGGAGCTGGAAAAGACCCTGGATGTTTGCCCTAAGTGCAACCACCACATGCGCATCGGCGCCCGTGCGCGTATCGATATTTTCCTTGATGCCGAAGGTCGTGCCGAGCTGGGCGCCGACCTGGAGCCGGTCGACCGCCTGAAATTCCGTGATGGCAAGAAGTACAAGGACCGCCTGACCGCTGCACAGAAGCAAACGGGCGAAAAAGACGCGCTGATCTCCATGAGCGGTACCTTGCTGGGCATGCCCGTTGTCGTCAGCGCCTTCGAGTTCTCGTTCATGGGTGGTTCGATGGGGGCCATCGTCGGTGAGCGCTTTGTTCGCGCTGCCAACTATGCTCTGGAAAACCGCTGCCCAATGGTGTGCTTCTCGGCCTCCGGTGGCGCCCGTATGCAGGAAGCGCTGATCTCGCTGATGCAGATGGCCAAGACCTCCGCAGTGCTTGCACGCTTGCGCGAAGAGGGAATTCCATTCATCTCGGTGTTGACTGATCCCGTCTACGGCGGTGTTTCGGCAAGTCTGGCAATGCTGGGTGACGTTATTGTCGGTGAACCCAAGGCGCTGATCGGCTTCGCAGGTCCTCGTGTCATCGAGCAGACCGTGCGAGAAAAACTGCCAGAAGGCTTCCAGCGCAGCGAGTTCCTCCTGGAGCACGGCGCAATCGACATGATCATTCCGCGTCAGGAATTGCGTCATCGCCTGGGTAATCTGCTCGCACAAATGATGGGCCTGCCGACGCCGAAGTTCGTCGAGCCAGTGCTTGAACCGATCGTCGTACCACCGGTGCCTGCCAACGTATGA